The genomic region GATTGGCAGGTGCCAGCTCGGCCAGCGCCAGCGCGACCTTGCGGTTGATCGATGCTTTTCTCAGGCTGCCGACCAGAACGGCGATCTCATAGACGTTGCTCATGGAAGATACTCGACTGTTCGATGGAAAGAGCTTCTAGTTATAGATGATCAAATGACGATTCAACCAGCGGGCGACGGAAAATCGCCGCCCCTGACTATTTTTTTCCTGTAGGAAAACTTACTTCGCCCAACCACGGTCTACAGAACCGCAAATTGAGTGATTTATCTCCAGAGGTTCTAAGCAGATGGCAGCAGTACTCGTCGGTCAGTTCCATGCAAGAGACGCGGAAGGCCGTGTTTATTCCGTGCATGAGTTCCAGGAATCCACCCTGTCGCACGACGGCCTCGCCGGCTCTGCGCCTGTCACCACCTATAAACTGGCCATTGGCGACCGGGTCAACAAACTCGACGATAACGCGTTTGTGCTGGTGCAAACCGGCGTCACCCTTATTCGCGAACCAGAAACGAACGTCGCTTCATAACCCGCTGTTATGAGCAGAAGTCATATGCGCGCACTTGAGTTAGGATTCAGTCACTGACTCCCTCACCTGCTGAACATGGACTTCACGCATGCGTTTACGTCATATCGAAGTAATCCAGGCGCTCCTGCAGACCGGTCACCTGGGCACCGCCGCCGAATGGTTGCAGTTGCCCGTGACCGAGGTTGAGCGCACGCTGCGCGATGCCGAGGATCAGTTGGGTTTCATGCTGTTTGCCAGCGTGCGTGGCCGTCTGCAAGCCACGCGCGAGGCGCGGGAATTGCAGGTCGAGATCGCCCGCGTCTACGAAGCCCTTGAGCCGGTCCAGCGATTGGCCAGCAGCCTCAAGCAATATCTGGCCCCGCCCCTGCGAATCATCTGCACCCCGCCATTGGCGCAACAGCTGTTGCCGCACAGCATCGCGGCTCTGCGCCGACGCCTCCCTGATGCACCTTGCACCCTCCTGAGCCAACCGACCCGCGAGATTGTCAGAAGCCTGCTGCTGCGCGAAAGCGATCTGGGCCTGAGCCTGCACGACCCGGACCACGCCGATATCGATTGCCAGGTCATCGCCCAGGGCAAGCTCCAGCTATTGGCACCCCATGGCTGGCTGCAACCGAAACAAAAGTACATCTCGCTGCAAGACCTGGCCGGCCAGTCGATGGTCGGCCTGGAAGGTCACGACCCGCTCAGCCCGGCGCTGGACAACAAGCTGCATGCGCTGCGCCCAGCCCCAGTCATCCAGACCCGGGTGCAGACACACCAAATGATGCGCAGCATGGTCGAGGCCGGTGAAGGCCTGGCGATTGTCGACCCGTTTACCGCCCTCGGCGCCAAATCGGCTGGGCTTGATGCCTGCCCGCTGGCGCCTGCGGTACCGATCAGCGTCTATGCCTTGCGCCTGAAAAACGCCGAACCCTGTTCGGCGATTCAGACGCTGCTGGACATCATCACGGAACAAGCTTTGGCGATGCTGGCGAGCTGATCGGATTTTCCAGCGGGTTATCGAACAATCGATACCAGAACAATGCGACTTCGGCAGTGTTCGGGTCGATCCCGCGATAACGCAGATGATCGATCCCGCCAACCACGTAGCCACAACGTTCATACAGCCGGCAGGCCCCCAGATTATTGTTCTGGGTTTCCAGCATGATGCCCGGCAGCTTTTTCTTGCGACTCCAGAACTGTGCTACATCCAGCAACGCCTTGGCCACGCCATGGCGACGCGCCGGCGCGTGCACCGCCAACTCATCGATATGGGCGAAGCCGTTCCAGTTGGTGCTGACCACCAGGTGGCCCACCGGCTCGTCGTCCAGATAAGCCATGAAAATCTCACTGTCGGCGGCGTTGCGAAAACTGCTGAATTCCTCGGGATCGATACCGTAGCACTTGCGATACGGGGTGATTGGCGTCACCGGCCACTGTGCCACCGGCTTACCGATTTGCGCGGCACCATAGGCGGCAACTTCAAAGCTGAAATCACTGCCCCAGATATAAGCCGCAAACCCCTCATCGGCGACACGCACCGCGAGGCCTGGGTATTTGGGATTCATGACGGGTTGCATACTCGCAAAGGTCCTCATTCCTTGATGCAATCGACGGTGTAGTGCCGTCCATTGCCCTCGTCTTCATGTTGCAAGCCATGCACATCGGCGACAAACCCGGGGAAGCTGCTGTCGAACGCCCGGGCGAACTTCAGGTAATCGATGATCGAGCGGGTCGATTCGGTGAAACGTTCGCCGGGCATGATCAACGGGATCCCCGGCGGGTATGGCACCAGCATCACGGCCGCGATCCGCCCGTCCAGAGCATCGATCGAAACAGCCTCCACTTCCCCGCGCACCAAATGATCATAGGCGTCGGCCGGCTTCATCGCGACTTCCGGCAGCACGGTGTACATGCGTTTGAGGTGTTTGGCCGTGGCGTTGCTGCGATAACAGGCGTGCAATTGATCGCACAGATCGCGCAACCCCATGCCTTGATAACGGGCAATGTTCTGTTGCGCCACGCACGGCAGGCAGCTGGCCAGGCTGACGTTGGCATCGTAACTGCGTTTGAAC from Pseudomonas sp. GGS8 harbors:
- a CDS encoding LysR substrate-binding domain-containing protein produces the protein MRLRHIEVIQALLQTGHLGTAAEWLQLPVTEVERTLRDAEDQLGFMLFASVRGRLQATREARELQVEIARVYEALEPVQRLASSLKQYLAPPLRIICTPPLAQQLLPHSIAALRRRLPDAPCTLLSQPTREIVRSLLLRESDLGLSLHDPDHADIDCQVIAQGKLQLLAPHGWLQPKQKYISLQDLAGQSMVGLEGHDPLSPALDNKLHALRPAPVIQTRVQTHQMMRSMVEAGEGLAIVDPFTALGAKSAGLDACPLAPAVPISVYALRLKNAEPCSAIQTLLDIITEQALAMLAS
- a CDS encoding GNAT family N-acetyltransferase is translated as MQPVMNPKYPGLAVRVADEGFAAYIWGSDFSFEVAAYGAAQIGKPVAQWPVTPITPYRKCYGIDPEEFSSFRNAADSEIFMAYLDDEPVGHLVVSTNWNGFAHIDELAVHAPARRHGVAKALLDVAQFWSRKKKLPGIMLETQNNNLGACRLYERCGYVVGGIDHLRYRGIDPNTAEVALFWYRLFDNPLENPISSPASPKLVP